Proteins encoded together in one Solanum lycopersicum chromosome 7, SLM_r2.1 window:
- the LOC101259451 gene encoding transcription factor IBH1-like 1 has product MRNPNSLKQEFLKKWIKGLQICNATKKNMSIMERKKAIKLSADIAMASTRKSTIYWSHALMKNALKDDTNKIIMKNILGSNDDNNNNNNNLKKTSMGINSMSQNGIIRSKKIIKKSCKISRRARKIISPNIIAKKMVKKRTKVLKSLVPGGEYMDDASLIKETLDYIISLRVQVDVMRHLANNASYEINDPKTRL; this is encoded by the coding sequence ATGAGGAATCCTAATTCACTCAAGCAAGAATTTCTCAAGAAATGGATAAAAGGTCTTCAAATATGTAATGctacaaagaaaaatatgagtATAATGGAAAGAAAAAAAGCTATAAAATTATCAGCAGATATAGCAATGGcttcaacaagaaaatcaacaatttaTTGGAGCCATGCCCTCATGAAAAATGCTTTAAAAGATGATACAAACAAAATCatcatgaaaaatattcttggatcaaatgatgataacaataataataataataatttgaagaaaacttCAATGGGAATTAATTCTATGTCTCAAAATGGAATTATTAGAAGCAAGAAGATTATTAAAAAGAGTTGCAAAATTTCAAGAAGAGcaagaaaaattatttctccaaatattattgcaaaaaaaatggtgaaaaaaagaacaaaagttCTTAAAAGTCTTGTTCCTGGTGGAGAATACATGGATGATGCTTCTTTAATTAAAGAAACCCtagattatattatttcattaagaGTTCAAGTTGATGTTATGAGGCATCTAGCTAATAATGCTAGTTATGAGATTAATGATCCCAAAACAAGGTTgtag